A segment of the Bacteroidota bacterium genome:
AATTCATCCGTAACATTCTATTCATACTCCATTGGTACAAGTGCGGGAGCGACAGATGTTTTAAACTGGACCAATAACTGGGCTTCTACATCCACCAGCAGTCAGAGTTTAAGCTTAACGCACAACACCACCTATTATTTTAATGTAAGAGCTGAAAATGGAGCGGGATTATTAAGCAATGTATTCAGCAGTAACGGACAAAAAGTAGATACTACCTGTATTGGAATCGGCGTACAAGAAAATTTCAATGTATTGAACGTATCTGTTTTCCCGAATCCTTTCACCAACACACTACAGATTGATGCAAGCGGATTAGAGAATACGGAAATTTTAGCGGAAGTGTTTGATGTAACCGGACGCGAAGTATTAAAATATATGCTTCGTGGTAAAACGGCCGATAACAAACTTTCGATTAATACAAGCCAGCTTCAGCAAGGCGTTTACACTCTAAAACTAAGTGCCGGACAAAAAAGTCAAACTTTCAAGCTATTAAAACAATAGTTTTGGCGCATTTTTGGGGATTTCTCTTCTGAAATCTGATTTTTATCAGTAATATTACTGATAGGAATAGGTTATGAAAATTAACCTAAATCAGATCTTCGTAGCAATGATTAAAAACAAGGCATTCAATGATTTTTTAAATGAAGCCGGAAATATTTCTGCATTCACCGGTCGCTTTTTTAAGGAGTGTTTCAGGCCACGATATGAATTTGGTGAATTTTTAAAACAGTGTTATTTTATCGGTTATAAATCATTAGGCTTAGTAGGCGTTACGGCATTTATTATGGGTTTGGTAATTACCATGCAATCCCGCCCTACCTTAGTAGAATTCGGTGCAGAAGCCTGGTTACCCAAAATGGTATCCGTATCCCTCATTCGAGAAATTGCACCTGTAATTACAGCACTAATTTGTGCAGGTAAAATCGGCTCGGGAATGGGAGCCGAATTAGGTTCGATGCGCGTAACCGAACAAATTGACGCCATGGAAGTATCCGGCACCAATCCTTTTAAATATTTAGTTGTAACCCGTGTATTCGCTGCTATCTTAATGATTCCGATTTTAGGTGTGTTGGCAGATGCTATTTCTTTATACGGAGCCTATTTGGGTTGCAACATACATGGCGTGGTGAGCTGGCAATTATTCTGGAATCAGGTTTTTGAAACAAACGCGTACACCGATTTAATTCCCGCTGTATTAAAAACATTTTTCTTTGGTTTAGCCATTGGAATTATCGGATGCTACAAAGGCTACACCACCAGTAAAGGAACTGAAGGCGTTGGACGCTCAGCGAACTCTGCCGTGGTAATTGCTTCCTTACTCGTGTTTGTATTAGATTTAATTGCCGTACAAATTGCCGACTTATTAGGATTAACGTAATGCTGAAAGAAGAAACACAACATAGCACACAAACTTCCTCAGGCGATTACGTGATGAGCATTCGTAACCTTTACAAAGGTTTTGGAAGCAATAAGGTATTGAATGATTTCAGCTTAAACATTCCGAAAGGAAAAAGCATTGGTGTATTGGGAAAATCAGGTTCCGGAAAATCAGTTTTAATTAAATGCATCATCGGATTAATGCCTCCTGATTTGGGAAGTATTAATGTATTAGGACAAGAAGTTCCGAAATTAAATAACGAAGACTTAGATAAACTACGCGTAAAGGTTGGTTTTTTATTTCAGAGTAATGCTTTGTACGACTCCATGACGGTAAGAGAAAATTTAGAATTTCCTTTACGTCGTCACTGGATGAAAAAAGAAACACGCAATGTAAATGATTTGGTGATGGAAGCATTAGAGGCAGTTGGACTTGGCCATACCGTTGACATGATGCCTTCCGAATTATCGGGTGGTATGCGTAAACGTATTGCCATTGCGCGCACATTAATCTTAAAACCTGAAATTATTTTGTACGACGAACCAACTACAGGTTTGGATCCGATTACAGGAAGAGAAATCAGTCATTTAATGGTGGAAGTGCAAAAGAAATACAATACAACTTCTATCATTATTTCGCACGACTTAAACTGCGTAAAAATCGCGGCGGATAGTTTAGTGATGTTGATAGAAGGAAAAAATTACGCGGAAGGAACTTTCAATGAAATGAAAGCTTCTACTGATCCGAAAATAAAATTATTTTTTGAGTAACATGGCAAACGAAACAGGAAGAAATTTAAAATTAGGCGCCTTTGTATTGGCCGGTACATTATTTTTAATTGTAGTGCTGTACATGATTGGTGCTAAACGTAATTTATTTAGCAATACATTTACCATTACGGCCGATTTCTATAATGTGAATGGTTTAATGACCGGAAACAATGTGCGTTTCTCCGGAATTAATGTTGGCACCGTAGAAAGTGTAGAAATAATTTCGGATTCATCGGTGCGTGTGGTGATGTTGATACAAGATAAAGTAAAGCAATACATTAAAAAGAATTCAGTTGCTACGGTTGGAACAGATGGTTTAATGGGAAATAAACTCGTCAACATTAACGCCGCTAAAGATGGCAGTACAGCTCCGAGTATTGAAGAGGGCGATCAATTAAAAACATTAAGACCCATTGAAACAGATGAGATGATTCGTACACTAAGCACCACCAACGATAATATCAAAAACATCACCACCGATTTAAAAACCATTGCGCAAAAAATAAACAGTCGCAATACCTTATGGAGTTTATTAATGGATACAGTGGTGGCTGAAAACATTAAGCAAGCGGTGGTGAATATTAAAATGGCAGGCAACAACGCCGCCGTGGTAATTGGCGACTTACATTACTTAACAAAAGAAATGAAAGGCGGTAAAGGATTAATTGGAACCTTAATTACAGATACTACACTCTCTACCCGCCTCGACCATACCATGGTTAAATTAAACCTGGCAGGCGATAATCTCGCGGTGATAACAGGGGATTTAGGAAATGTATCGAAGAAAATAAACACCAACGAAGGCACCTTAGGTATGTTGATTATGGATACCATGTTTGTAAAGGATTTAAAATCGGCCATGAAAAATTTAGACAGCGGCACCGGCAACTTCAACGAAAACATGGAAGCCTTAAAACATAATATTCTTTTAAGAAAATACTTTAAGAAGAAGGCTAAAGAAGCTGAGAAGAAGAAGTAATATAATGAGTGTGGATTAAAAATTCGTGTGAAGGGGGAGATTAATCTTGGATTTTATTTACCTTTCCAGTGTTCTCTTATATATTTTAATAATTCACTCCCATGTAACTGCTCAGTACTTGCAGACCTTCTTATATAAAATTCCTCAGTACCATTTCTTTTCATAAAAACTTCTGCATTTGCCTTTTCAACTCTAACATAAGCTATTGTTTTCCCTTCAATTTCATAATAGTCAAAAAGAATTGACGCATTGCTATGTTTGCCAAAATGATTTGAAATAAGGTTATCAAAATGCTTCTTCAATTCATCCTGCTTGTTTCCCTTTGCGAATGAATTAAAGTCATCATCTATGCCAAGGATACTGCCGTCATCCTTAATGCCGATAAGCAAAACTCCTCCATCACTATTTAAAAAGCCAGCAATAGCCCTTAGACATTTATATTCGATTTTCGGTTCAATCCTATTTGCCGATAAGTCCCATCTAAATCTACTTTTAAACTCAACCTTTCTTCCTTCCCCACCTTTTATTAATGCAGGTATATCCATTTCAGGTTCAGGAACGGCTAGAGTAGGCCACTTAATTACTGGTTTTAGAAACTTACTGGTAACATCATCTCCAATCTGACAGAAACGATCATAGGTCCATGTTGCAACATTATGAAACTTCTTCGCTTCTGGTGCCATTGTACCAGACCAATAAATTTCATTATCTAATGCCTTTTTATCCTTAATATTGAAGATTTTAAGACTTGAGACTTCTTTAAGTTTTATAAGCTCTCCAGCGACTCTAACTTCAACCTTATTTTCGTTATAAGCATCAGCAAGAACCATTACTTCCTGATAACTTAAATTAAGAAGGTGTTTAGGTTTGTTTATCTCATATCTCACATTATATTTAAAGGATTGCAAAAGCAATTCTTCCGTAATTTGCTCGTCGCTTTTTTGGTACCTCATTATTGTTTCAGGCGTAAGCTGTGTTTTATCAAAAAACTCGAGAAGTTCTTGTGGGTCATCACCTTCATTCTGTGCAATTGATGATAAAACGAGTTTCATTTTTATATCCAGATCCTTTAGTTGTTCACTGCTAAACTGTGCGCTATTTAATCCTACTTTTCCAAGTACACGCAGAAACTTTAAACCTGCAGCTTGCATAGAAGGGGTAATTTGTACATTACTTTTAATCTTAATTTTACCAAACGCTCCGTATATCATCGATTCAATTCTATGAACCGAAGGGATTTGTTCAAGAGTAACGCTAGACGCAAGGTTTTCGATTAGATTTCTCAACAACTTTTCAGGTGTTCCGAGGCCCATAGCAATTGCAAATTGCCTAAGGTCTCTTTTTTCTTCGTTTGTAGTGAACCGCTTTTCTATTTCAGGAAGCAAATCCTTTACTGTAGCAATTATTTCATTTTTTGCTTGTTCATCCATAATTATACTGATAAATCATTTTCTATTAGAATGCTCTACTCTTGGAATCAACTCATCAATTGTTTTACCAGGATTATTTATCAAATCTTTGATTATATAAGTGCGAAGTGCTATCATAAAATTTATAAATTCATCAAGCCATATGGTTTCTAATTCCGGAATAATAAAATTGGAATGTTGAAATAGGTTTCTTTGAATATTACAATTTCTTAGCATTAGATAATAATGGTTATTTAATTCATGTTGTATGTTTTCGTGAGGAATCGCTTGAACTTTATCAAAAAATGATTTTATCAATGGATGATTAATTATTTCTTTTAAAGGCTCAATGGTTTCGGACTTTAAATTTAAGTCATTTAAAATGTTCCACCACTCCTCGCTTGTATAGCCAAGATCTTTGAATCTTTCATTAAGGAGGTATTCATGTAAATAAAAACTACATTGTTGAAATAATCCGTAATATTTATGATTATGAGATTTTGAAGAATAATATGAAAGAATACGGTCAATAATTCCCTCAGGTTTTTGATACCCATCAAAAAGAGATTCTATAAAGCGCCAAAAATCGCTAATCATATACGGATTTGAAGAAGCATTTACCGCTTCAAAAAATACTTTATCAAGATTCAAATAATTGGCAAAAATTGGATTGGACCTATTGTCCTCTAGAGTTTTTATTTCCTGCATAGCATCGATGCTCATCTTCTTTATTGGAATAATATATCTCTTTGTGAGAAAAGACCAAAAATCATTGATGCTTGCATACTCAGACAGATCCAAATAAGCTTTGGTTGATTTATTATTAAAATTGGAATCCGAATGAAGGTTGTAATTAAGATAGTTCAACGCTTCGCTTACTTTTCTTATTGATTTCTCTAAAGCCTGATTTTGATTACCTGAGAAAACGGATACCTCTGCAAAAATATAATTATCACTTTGCTTCAAATATTCCTTAAAGGACTTACGTGTATCCTTTTTTATATACGAATCGTAAAAAGAACTTTTAAATTTAACACCATTGCATTCAAACGCTAAAGCTTCACCTTGATTATCTCTGACCAATTGAGTGTTTCGGATTTTGAAAATAAATCGTCTTGTGTGTATTGATTGATTGTACAAATAAAGAATGTTTTGAAACTGTACTTTTAGGTTAGATTGCCTAAGGTGCTTTTTTACTTTGTTTTTATACTTTGTTAATGACAATTTGTTTTTCAAATTAAAAAGCTCTTCAGGAACTGGTATTTGATAAATTTCGTTCCTATACATTTTATCAATCAGCTCAAGGTTATATCTTATTGCATTATCAAAAACCTGCATTATTTCGACACTTGAATAACCGATTGAGTAGTATTCAGTTATAATAATATTCGCACACAACTCAATGATATGCTTATGATCATGCTCTTCCAATGATTTATCGCAATGAACAACCTTTATCAACTCATCAACAACCCTTTCTAGGTATTCTTTATCTAGCAAGGCAATTAATTTTTGTAAAGAATCAATTAATGGAGCACAATCATATGTATTATTTGTTAAATACTTATAGAGCTCTGAGTTTATTTTTTCAAAATAGTCCTTATAATAGTTTTTTACAAAATAGTCCTCTACCGGCGAAAGTAAACCCTTGTAATGACTTAAATGATGTTCAATATACCTTTTCTTCATCCCATTTGGACAAATAAGTAATTGATGTATAATTTTTAATAGAATTTTAGTGTTAATATTTTTATTGGCAAAGGGTGTGTTAAGCGATTTTGAAAGTAAATTTATAGAGTCAGCAAAGTACTTTATTTTCTCTTCTATATGAGGGGTATCGTGATTAATGCAGCTAATTAAATTAGCTTTCGGTTTTGCAACTGCAATAGTATTAGGTGTAATGCTCATACATTTAAAGTTACTAAATTAAACTTTTCTTATATAGGAAACCAAACAACACTTTGCTATAATTTGTAATACTTGGTTAAATAGAGAAATAATACCCTGATAATCAAAATCCAATTTTGTGACAAATAATGGAATTGAGCTGCGGACTACTATTGATTTATAGTTTGTTCAAAAACATCAATAAAACCGTAATATTTACCCAGCAACCGCTACTTTTTTTGCTTCCATATTTTTTAAGATATAAATGTTAATCGAATAAGTATCATTTGGCACATGATGTAGCAATAATAAATCAACTAAATCAAAAGAATCCATCTTAATCACAATTTATAGGAGACATTTGTATTACATACTTTATATTATTCTTTCTTATTCTCTTTGAGATTATCAAAATACTTATGAATCAATTGAGTAACTTCTGTAGGATTTTTTTCCTTAATCTCGATTTTTAACTGTTCAGGCATTTCCATTCTAATAGACATGAAATATCTTTCAAACTCATTATATACTTCATTCAACCAAACTTCCGTCTTTTCTTCTTCTGTACCGAAGAAATCCAAATGTTTCATGCTTAAAGGCTCCTTTTGATAATGAAAGGTAGCATTTCGAAATCGTCGCAAGCGTTCCAAATAGGGAGAAGATATTAGCTTGTCTATTTTTTCATCACTTAATTTTAACTCCTTCCATCCTTCAATAACCAAATAAATTCCTGAATAGGAGTATAAAAGATACAATCCTGCCTTTGAATAAAAAAAACCAATCAAATTTGCTTCATCGCCATCCATTGATTTAATCCAATCAGTTTTTGTCTCCATACGAAATAAAGCACGCATCTGAGCAGCATAAGCAAAATATCTATAAAGTGTTAATACTTCAAGTTTAATTTCCATTCCTCAATTTGTATTTTAAATTATTATCATACGCTATTGCCTTACTCTTATATAAAACCTCTACCTACTCACCACAACCTTTTTATTTTCTATTCCATTAGACGTGTAAACTTTTACTACATAGGTTCCATTTGGTAATTGAGAAATGTTTAATGTGTTCTGTTCTGTTTCATTCAGCAACAGTCGTCCCATTACATCGTACAATTCTAACTTCTCGATTTTATTTTCTTTAACCAAAACATTCAACACATCCTTGGCAGGATTTGGATATGTTACTACTCCACTCTCTTCGTTTTTGAATTCCGGAAGACCTGTCACTGTTACGGTTCCTGTTTTCATGCCATTTCCAAAACTGGTCACCCAAATTTCGGAGGTATTGTAAGGATTAAAAAACACACGCTCCGGTTGCTGAAACGGATAACTCGGCACCATCGAAAATGTAGGTGTAGCCGCATTTATATTATGGCTAATCCATAAACCTTGTCCTTCCGTTGTCAAATAAATCTGATTGGCATTATTGGGATTAAAGGTACATGAAGCCACTCTGTCAATAGTTGTACCTGTTAACTTCGTCCAGCTTGTTCCTCTGTTGGTTGTTTTGTACAGTCCCCCCAGACCGTTAGGTGGTCCGCCCCACCCGCTAAACACACCCACATACCATGTATTTTGTGTAGGATCATTCGGGTCCACCACAATATCTTTTGTCCAGTAATACATACCGGTATGCGATACATCCGTCCATGTATTAGAAGTTGGATTATAAATAAATACTCCGGAGCTCGCCGTAAATGCACCTCCCGATGTTCTTCTTCCCGAATAAGTACACACCATGTTACCGTCATTCAACACCACAATACTTGCCGGATGTTTTTCTGTACGCGGTGGATTTGGTAATAAGGTCCAGGAAGATGTGGCTAAATTATTTAAATCATTTGTCATGTAAACACCACCAATTCCTGCACCGGCATTATAATGAATAACGCTCGCGTAAGCACGGTTCGGATTATTAGGATCTAAGGCAATCCAAAAAACAGGATGATTAAACACACGTAAATTTTGCCAGGTAGCGCCATTGTTTGTAGAATACATAATTTTTCCATTCGCATCCGTTACATCCAAACGAGAATCCTGTAAATAGGTACTTTGATAAATATCGTGTATGTTAGAAGTTCCCATAAACAAAGTGCCGTTGGTTGGATGTTGTACAACACGATAAGCCGAATTCCCGGTATGCCCTGTATAATTAAACGACCATGAACTTCCTGCATCTGTACTGCGTATGCCTCTTATATCAGAAAAACACGACCACATATTATTCGAGTTGATCCAATGTACTTGCCAGCAAGTTGTGTTTTCAATTCCTATACTCTGACAATTTTGATTCGGCGGTGTATTCGCTCCAGCCGGATGTTGTCCTGCTGTATTGATATAAGCTTGTTGCCATCCTGTACCCGCGTTGTTTGTTTTATGCACAAAACCAAAATCACCGAAGATAACTGAGTTAGCATTATTGGGAGCTACTGCTAAAGCAAACGGACATTCACCGTAACTCCAACCACGATCGCCGCCTTGTCCGCTCCACCCTGTAATAATATTGGCATTACCCGTTGTATTAAATGTATTAGCCCATGAAGTGCCGGCGTTTGTTGTTTTTAAAACAATCGGTTCAGAAATGGAATTACTTCCGGCTACATATACCGTATTAATATCGTTAGTAGCCATTCCAACAAACATAGGATAGGTAGTTGTGAAATTGATACCCGTACTTTTTGAAACCCAATTACCGCTTCCATAATCTACTGAATAAATTCCTTTCGGATAATTGAAATAATCAGAACCTACAACGCCCACATAAATATCTGCCACATCAGCGGTGATGCAAAAGAATCGAGTCACCGCGCCAACTTTTGCTCCGGCAAAACTCCAGATGCGTTCGTTGGTTGGTAAACCGGTGATGGTAGCGGTTGCCCATGTTGTACCACCGTTAGTTGAAATTAAAACCCCATCGTTGGTTCCAATGTAAATGTTGTTGCCATCGAAAAACACACCTGCTACTACATTTCCGGCAGCTGTTGCCGCTGTGTGAATTTGTGTAAAGGAAGTGCCGCCATTATTTGAAAAATGAATTTCACCGTAATAGGAAATGATAACGCGGTTAGGATTATTATAATCTGCGTCAATAGAAAAAGTTTCTTCATTATTATCAGGATTACCGGGTAATGGCGACCAGGTTACACCATTATCTGTACTCTTCATTGGAACAACCATGTTGTTGGCATAGCTTACGGAATACAATAAACCCACGGAACTGGTAAAACATACTTTAGAGTTATGTCCTGCAATTAATTCAGTAAAATGAACTTGATTATAACTTAATCCGAAGTTAGTGGTATGAAAGAGTTCACCCATATCACAGGCAATGTAATATTCGCTATTGTTAGCGGGATTAATGGAGCAAGCAAAAAGAGCGCCGCCACCGCCAATGCCTCGTGAGGAAAATGAAGTAGGTTGAGCAAAAATTAAGGAAGAACAAATTAACAGGAAGCAGGTAATTGTCTTTTTCATAAAATAGGTTTTAATGCTTTAAGATAGAAAAAATAAAAAAACCATCCCTAATCTAGGAATGGTTTTAACAGAATTAGTTGGCTGTATTGATTTAGACTTAGTAACCTTTGTCACTTCGAGCGTAGTCGAGAAGCGACTCAACAGATAATTTATCCATGAACCGGTCTCGACTCCGCTCGACCTGACAGCATTTTCTGTAACCATTGTCATTTCGTGTGGCAGCGAGAAATCTTTTTGAATTAGATTCCTCCCTACGGTCGGAATGACATTCTATTCTTAATGTCACATCGAGCGTAGTCGAGATGTGGATTCAAAACCGGTCTCGACTCCGCTCGACCTGACAGCAATAGACGTTAGCTAAAGTAAAATTCTACCACTTAAAACAAGCTGTTGTATTTGTTACGCGGTTCCAAAACTTATAGCGTTTCATATCAAAGAGCTTTTTGAATTTCGGATGCGCTTTACTTTTTCGCTTGGCTTTGTGTTTGGTGAATGAAAAAATGCTTTTACGTTTTAATTTATCCTCGCGTGTATCCAATTTACTAATTGCTATTCCCTGCTCTTTACTTTGTTGGCGTAACCATTTTTCGTATTCTTCATCCGCTATCTTCTGGTATTTGTGACAGGGACAATTTGGATTGCGTGGATCATTGATATCGTACTTGGATTTGAGGGAATCTTTGTTGATGCTCTCTGCCTGCGAAAACATAAACACAAACATAAAAGATAAGAAGAGAAATAGTCTCTTCTTATCGCTTTGGTATGGAGTTTTTAGTTTCATTTTGTTTTTGTTTTCGTCATTGCGAAGGAGGCTCCGCCGAGTGAAGCAATCCTTTTTAAAGATTGCTTCGCTTTGCTCGCAATGACGATTATTTAACTCTTACTTATTGTTACTTTATCGGTAGCAGTCCATGTTTTGAATTCATTCATATAATACAAGTAAGCTGTAGAAGCGGGCGCATCGTACACACCGGGCATTTCAGCTTTTAAATCCAAATTGATTTCTTTGCTGGCTTTTGGTCCCATACCACGGTAGTAAATCGCGATGTTATTGCCTTTGATTTCATAATAATCAAACACTTTTTTCTCTTGCAATTCTTTTAGTTGCCATGGTTGCACGCTAAATCCTGCAGGAATTCCGATAATCGCCATTGTACTTGGCACTTCTTCATTCTTCTTGTTTGAGATGATAGAAGTTAAACGTACCGTCTCACCTACATTCGCTTTGTTGCTTGCCAATTTAGTTTGTAAATCAATCACACATTCTTTATCACTCTTCGGTAAAGAAGTACTCCAGTTAACGGCCACTGAATAAGGGAGCGGCGTTTTTACACCTACATATTTCACTTTTAAAGTATGTTTGCCATCGCCTTTAATGTGTTCTTCCAATCCGGCTAAAGTAATTTCACCTTTATCACCCGCTTTGTATTCTTTCTCTGCTACTTTCTTTCCATCAATATAAAGTACAATGGTTCCGTCTTCCGTGGTTTTCTTGCTGAACTTTGCAAACTCAGTCAAGGATTTCAAAGCTAAAATTGTTCCTTGTGTTGAGCTGAATACACCGGAGCCGCTGCGCGTGCTCGTTAAGAATTGTACCGCTTTGCTTAATGCACCTGCATTCTTCTCTTGTGACTTTAAAATCGCCATGATACTTAAGGCAGTCGTTTCAATCGTTAAAGAATTTCCTTGCGAATAAGTAATACTGTGTGTTGAACCTGTAAAGCTTCCGTCTTTATCTTGCTTGTTCAATAACAAATTCATCATTTCATTCCCTTTCGCGTTATCTTTTAAAGAATAAGCCGCGTTTGCTGCCATCGCCATCAAGTAAGGATCTTTGGTGTCCTTTGCTTTGTTATAAGCTGTTTCAAATTCTTTTTTGATATCCGTATAACCCGCTTCGCTTAATGCATACACAATATATCCGTTCAATACATCATCACTAATTCTTCCGAAATCATGGTACGCGTGTTTCTCTCTTGCAAATCCACCTTTTCCATCTTTCTGACCCATTAACCATTTAGCCGTACGCTCCAACATTTTCTCATCCACATCTTGTCCTGCTTTTTTCATATCCATAAATTCCATCAAACCATAAGCTGTTAAACCTTCGTGTGCGGGATTCGCGCCAAACCATTCGTAACCTTTGTTGCTCGCTTCAAATGTGGTTAAGCGTTTATAGCCACGGTTTAATAAATCGGTTGCTTTCGCTAATGTTTTTGTGTCTTTGCTATCGGTTGCGTTCATATAATCTAACACCATAGCATTAGGATAAGCAGTACATGAAGTTTGTTCGAAACAACCATAAGGTTCTTGTAAAATTCCTTCTACACCTTTCATTAAATCACTCACTACATTCGGGAAAGCGGTAAAAGTTGCCTTTAATGAACCATTCACTAATTTATTCACTTCAAAGGTATATTCCTTCTCTACTTCTTGTCCTGAGAAAGAAGCCTGAACAGGGAATCCCTTCGGTGCAATTTTAATTTTTTGTTTGAACTCATCGCCTAGTCCGCAGGCTTTGAAACCAATTACAAATTCACCGTAACCAATTTTATCTAATACTTTATAATCTAAATAAATGGTTTTTGCTGCACCCGGCATAATCGTTTGAATAGAAGGAATCGTTGCCAATTCTTTTAATCCATCAGGAGCGGTGATACTAATCACACCACCTAAAGGTCCGTTTGTATTATTTTTTAAAGTCAAAGGAATGGAAACGAAATCTTCTGTAGCCACTTCCACCGGAATTTTTGTACTCATAGCAAAAGGTAATTGCGTAAAGAAATTTTTCTCGGTACGGCCAATGGAACCATCGTTGCTTAATCCTTCGATAGTAGTGCGGAATGAAGTAATATCATCAGAAGTATAAAACTCTATTGTTTTTTTACCGCTGTAACCTACTTCTACATTTGGATTCCAATAAATGGTATTACGGAAATCCGTACGTGTTTCTACATTTTGTTGGTTCTCGTATTTTGGCGCGTAGTAAACACGGGCACGGTAATAGGTTTGAATTTGTTGTTGCTGTTGTTCAAATTCCATGTCATCTAAGGCTGCCTTTTTCTTGTTATCAAAACGACGATCGGCAACACTTGATGCAACTACTTTCGCTGCTTCTTCCTTCGCAACATCTTTATCGCGTTTTTGATCTGCCACAATTATATCTTGTGGTTTTGCATTTCCAACCGGACCATCTCCCTTCTTTAATGCATTACCGGGCATCATTGGCGCCTTTTCCATTCTCATTGCTTTTCCTTCCCCTGCTCCACCGGAAGCTTCTGATACAGGAACAGCAGCTAATTCATCCCAATCCTGAGCTGAAGAAGATTTAGTGCGAGAGCGATTTTTATAATAACCATAGTTGTAATTTTTCTTGTACATATACAAAGTCATGTTTTGATTGTAGTCGTACAAATATTGTGTTTGGGTATAATAACCATCATTATTAAAAGATAATGTAACGGGTGCCGTTAAATCCACTTTCTTTAAAAGGAATTTACCGTTAGCATCTGTTTCTACCTCCACACCATTATAAACTTTTACTTTTACGCCGGCTATTGGCGTACTGTTTTCTCCGTTATAAACCGTACCGGCAATTAAGGCGCGCTCACCTAAATAATTAATTACAGGTAATTCATCTTCCATTACTTTTTCCCAGGAAAAACGACGCCAACCTGAAGTCATCATCACAAAATCTAAGGCTTTATCCGCCTTTGGTTCTTTGTTATTAAAATAAAATGAGGGCTCCTCAATTTTTTCTTTGATGTCTTGCTGCAATAAAAGTTGAGATAAAATATTGCCTGATTTATCATCCGCAAAAGACAGTAACTGATCATTCACAACCGACATCGATAAATTAGCCGGCATCGGTAATCCTTTTTCATCACGAACTGTGATCGTCATTTTCACTTTCTCGCGTGGTAAATATTTTTCTTTTTCTGTTTCCACAGAGATTT
Coding sequences within it:
- a CDS encoding ABC transporter permease, which encodes MIKNKAFNDFLNEAGNISAFTGRFFKECFRPRYEFGEFLKQCYFIGYKSLGLVGVTAFIMGLVITMQSRPTLVEFGAEAWLPKMVSVSLIREIAPVITALICAGKIGSGMGAELGSMRVTEQIDAMEVSGTNPFKYLVVTRVFAAILMIPILGVLADAISLYGAYLGCNIHGVVSWQLFWNQVFETNAYTDLIPAVLKTFFFGLAIGIIGCYKGYTTSKGTEGVGRSANSAVVIASLLVFVLDLIAVQIADLLGLT
- a CDS encoding ATP-binding cassette domain-containing protein gives rise to the protein MLKEETQHSTQTSSGDYVMSIRNLYKGFGSNKVLNDFSLNIPKGKSIGVLGKSGSGKSVLIKCIIGLMPPDLGSINVLGQEVPKLNNEDLDKLRVKVGFLFQSNALYDSMTVRENLEFPLRRHWMKKETRNVNDLVMEALEAVGLGHTVDMMPSELSGGMRKRIAIARTLILKPEIILYDEPTTGLDPITGREISHLMVEVQKKYNTTSIIISHDLNCVKIAADSLVMLIEGKNYAEGTFNEMKASTDPKIKLFFE
- a CDS encoding MCE family protein; translated protein: MANETGRNLKLGAFVLAGTLFLIVVLYMIGAKRNLFSNTFTITADFYNVNGLMTGNNVRFSGINVGTVESVEIISDSSVRVVMLIQDKVKQYIKKNSVATVGTDGLMGNKLVNINAAKDGSTAPSIEEGDQLKTLRPIETDEMIRTLSTTNDNIKNITTDLKTIAQKINSRNTLWSLLMDTVVAENIKQAVVNIKMAGNNAAVVIGDLHYLTKEMKGGKGLIGTLITDTTLSTRLDHTMVKLNLAGDNLAVITGDLGNVSKKINTNEGTLGMLIMDTMFVKDLKSAMKNLDSGTGNFNENMEALKHNILLRKYFKKKAKEAEKKK
- a CDS encoding ATP-binding protein, producing the protein MDEQAKNEIIATVKDLLPEIEKRFTTNEEKRDLRQFAIAMGLGTPEKLLRNLIENLASSVTLEQIPSVHRIESMIYGAFGKIKIKSNVQITPSMQAAGLKFLRVLGKVGLNSAQFSSEQLKDLDIKMKLVLSSIAQNEGDDPQELLEFFDKTQLTPETIMRYQKSDEQITEELLLQSFKYNVRYEINKPKHLLNLSYQEVMVLADAYNENKVEVRVAGELIKLKEVSSLKIFNIKDKKALDNEIYWSGTMAPEAKKFHNVATWTYDRFCQIGDDVTSKFLKPVIKWPTLAVPEPEMDIPALIKGGEGRKVEFKSRFRWDLSANRIEPKIEYKCLRAIAGFLNSDGGVLLIGIKDDGSILGIDDDFNSFAKGNKQDELKKHFDNLISNHFGKHSNASILFDYYEIEGKTIAYVRVEKANAEVFMKRNGTEEFYIRRSASTEQLHGSELLKYIREHWKGK